Proteins encoded in a region of the Tumebacillus sp. BK434 genome:
- a CDS encoding L-threonylcarbamoyladenylate synthase — translation METKRFGTTEQEIAEAAALLQDGEVVGFPTETVYGLGANAFDAAAVDKIFKAKGRPSDNPLIVHIAHRQDVDKLAQAVPEGAALCMEHFWPGPLTIVLPCVDGVPRNVTAGLRTVGIRMPDHVTALQLIDAAGVPLAAPSANRSGRPSPTTAEHVLEDLSGRIAGVVDGGAAGVGVESTVLDFTGDRPMILRPGGVTREMLQDVIGEVGIDPALASGVGTPKSPGVKYTHYAPQGEMWLVEGEQDAAKIAALTADAQAAGRRVGVLTTAERAGQYRADVVIPCGKRSDLSTVAAGLYEAIRQFDHAGADVIYAEVFPETGVGLAVMNRLRKAASHRVIRA, via the coding sequence ATGGAGACAAAACGATTTGGAACAACCGAGCAGGAGATTGCGGAAGCGGCCGCCTTGCTGCAAGACGGCGAAGTGGTCGGCTTTCCGACGGAGACGGTCTACGGGCTGGGCGCCAATGCGTTCGATGCCGCGGCTGTGGATAAGATTTTTAAAGCGAAAGGGCGGCCTTCCGACAACCCGCTGATTGTCCACATTGCGCACCGGCAGGATGTGGACAAATTGGCGCAGGCGGTGCCGGAAGGGGCGGCCCTGTGCATGGAGCATTTTTGGCCGGGGCCGCTGACGATCGTGCTGCCCTGTGTGGACGGCGTGCCGCGCAACGTGACGGCAGGGCTGCGCACGGTGGGCATTCGGATGCCCGACCATGTGACGGCGCTGCAGCTGATCGACGCGGCCGGTGTGCCGCTGGCCGCGCCGAGCGCGAACCGCTCCGGCCGCCCGAGCCCGACGACGGCGGAGCATGTGCTGGAAGACCTCAGCGGGCGCATCGCCGGCGTGGTCGACGGCGGGGCGGCAGGTGTGGGCGTCGAGTCGACCGTGCTCGATTTTACCGGGGACCGGCCGATGATCCTGCGTCCGGGCGGCGTGACTCGCGAGATGCTGCAGGACGTGATCGGCGAGGTCGGCATCGACCCGGCCTTGGCGAGCGGGGTCGGCACGCCGAAGTCGCCCGGAGTGAAATACACGCATTATGCGCCTCAAGGCGAGATGTGGCTGGTCGAAGGCGAGCAGGATGCTGCCAAGATCGCCGCGCTGACGGCAGACGCGCAGGCGGCAGGGCGCCGCGTCGGCGTGCTGACGACAGCCGAGCGCGCCGGGCAGTACCGGGCCGACGTGGTGATTCCCTGCGGCAAGCGCAGCGATCTATCCACCGTGGCGGCCGGACTGTATGAGGCGATCCGGCAGTTCGACCACGCCGGGGCCGATGTGATCTACGCGGAAGTGTTTCCGGAGACGGGCGTGGGGCTGGCGGTGATGAACCGTTTGCGCAAAGCGGCGAGCCATCGAGTTATCCGTGCCTAA
- a CDS encoding manganese efflux pump MntP family protein, translated as MTSIQWGEFMTLLLMALALGMDAFSLGLGMGMLRLNSREISKISLTIGLFHVLMPLIGMAAGLYLAQAVGEMTKWIGALLLIGLGVHMVWNSLKGDDEDAGLRGGSRTTGLGLILFALSVSIDSLSVGFSLGTLGANVGVAVALFGICGAMMAATGLSIGSRASHLFGEYGEAIGGAVLVAFGVKFLL; from the coding sequence ATGACCAGTATACAGTGGGGAGAGTTCATGACGCTATTGCTGATGGCGCTGGCCCTTGGCATGGATGCGTTCTCCCTGGGGCTTGGCATGGGCATGCTGCGGCTGAACTCCCGGGAGATTTCGAAGATCTCGCTGACGATCGGATTATTCCATGTGCTGATGCCTTTGATCGGGATGGCGGCCGGCCTGTACCTGGCGCAAGCGGTGGGCGAGATGACCAAATGGATCGGCGCCCTGCTGTTGATTGGGCTAGGTGTACATATGGTGTGGAATTCGCTAAAAGGGGATGACGAGGATGCCGGACTGCGCGGCGGGTCGCGGACGACCGGCCTCGGTCTGATCCTGTTTGCGCTGTCGGTCAGCATCGACTCGCTGTCGGTCGGCTTCTCGCTGGGGACGCTCGGGGCCAATGTGGGGGTCGCCGTGGCCTTGTTTGGCATCTGCGGCGCGATGATGGCGGCGACGGGACTGTCGATCGGCAGCCGTGCCTCGCATCTGTTCGGGGAGTACGGCGAAGCGATCGGCGGGGCGGTGCTGGTGGCGTTTGGCGTGAAATTCCTGCTGTGA
- a CDS encoding ZIP family metal transporter: MAQILLVSLLSGLATTLGGLLVLRIGKLTRHGLAFFLALAAGIMLAVVCADLIPASYAGGGANAVLYGVTAGWLFMMVMRRCVTAVLRRSPLAKGASFHYLRLGWFIAVVTALHDIPEGLAIGAGDMLHPELGMLLALAIGLHNLPEGMSIAVPLRMAGIPGKKILGIITLAAFFTPLGTLVGILLFEVSPQLISMSMGFAAGAMGYVVARDLWPEAWHSSKLITAGGTILGAALLLIAGHLHLHG, translated from the coding sequence GTGGCGCAAATCTTGCTGGTGAGTTTACTGTCGGGCTTGGCAACGACGCTGGGCGGTCTGTTGGTGCTGCGCATCGGCAAGCTGACGCGGCACGGGCTGGCCTTTTTTCTGGCGCTGGCGGCGGGCATCATGCTGGCGGTGGTCTGCGCCGACCTGATTCCGGCGTCCTATGCGGGCGGGGGCGCGAACGCGGTCTTGTACGGGGTGACCGCAGGCTGGTTGTTCATGATGGTGATGCGCCGCTGCGTGACGGCGGTGCTGCGCAGGTCGCCTTTGGCGAAAGGGGCGTCGTTTCACTATCTGCGGCTCGGCTGGTTCATCGCGGTGGTGACCGCCTTGCACGACATTCCGGAAGGCTTGGCGATCGGCGCGGGTGACATGCTGCATCCGGAGCTCGGCATGCTGCTCGCGCTGGCGATCGGGCTGCACAACCTGCCGGAGGGGATGTCGATCGCCGTACCGCTGCGCATGGCGGGGATCCCGGGGAAGAAGATTCTGGGGATCATCACGCTGGCCGCTTTCTTCACGCCGCTGGGGACGCTGGTCGGGATCTTGCTGTTTGAGGTGTCACCGCAGCTGATCTCGATGTCGATGGGCTTTGCGGCGGGCGCGATGGGCTATGTGGTGGCACGGGACTTGTGGCCGGAAGCGTGGCATTCGTCGAAGCTGATCACGGCGGGCGGCACGATCCTTGGGGCGGCTCTGCTCCTGATCGCCGGGCACCTGCATTTGCACGGGTGA
- a CDS encoding low molecular weight protein arginine phosphatase, which translates to MKLLFVCTGNTCRSAMAEPLMRRRLDTAGLGDRVEVRSAGVAAMPGAPASQGAAHVLNAKGMDGAGHMASLLDRELVNWADLILTMGESHKRAIVEKHFDALDKTFTLKEFVDDDPANLAILDAMAQVQEAAQLKQGQFLQDHADEVEALQARYQAGDASAAGDLEQLQARLEASVKAESQQMVDLMGKLPSYDIADPYGGPQSVYDATAAEIDVLLEKLVQRLQEEL; encoded by the coding sequence ATGAAACTGTTGTTTGTATGCACCGGGAACACCTGCCGCAGCGCGATGGCAGAACCGCTCATGCGCCGCCGCCTGGATACGGCCGGTCTCGGCGACCGGGTGGAAGTGCGTTCGGCAGGCGTCGCCGCGATGCCGGGCGCACCGGCGTCGCAAGGGGCGGCGCATGTGCTGAACGCGAAGGGGATGGACGGCGCCGGCCACATGGCGTCCCTGCTCGATCGTGAGCTGGTCAACTGGGCCGACCTGATCCTGACCATGGGCGAATCGCACAAGCGGGCGATCGTAGAGAAGCATTTCGATGCGCTGGACAAGACGTTCACCTTGAAAGAGTTCGTCGATGACGACCCGGCGAACCTGGCGATCCTCGATGCGATGGCGCAGGTGCAGGAAGCGGCGCAACTGAAGCAAGGCCAGTTTTTGCAAGACCACGCCGACGAAGTGGAAGCGCTGCAAGCCCGCTACCAAGCGGGAGATGCCAGCGCAGCCGGCGACCTCGAACAGCTGCAGGCGCGCCTCGAAGCGTCCGTCAAAGCGGAGAGCCAGCAGATGGTCGACCTGATGGGCAAACTGCCCAGCTACGACATCGCCGACCCGTACGGCGGCCCGCAGAGCGTCTATGATGCGACGGCAGCCGAGATCGACGTGCTGCTGGAGAAGCTGGTGCAGAGGTTGCAAGAGGAGCTGTAA
- a CDS encoding ABC transporter ATP-binding protein, which translates to MNDEQQAQPKAIRKDQWRAFLRLITNTNPPKLLLAAILLLSLINTGASLIVPWFTKNLVDVVSVSALNTSVILLLIFAFLLQGVSAAFSHYMLSYVGQTVVANLRRRLWQKLLALPIPYFDKHRSGETISRMTSDTGIIKDIIVTHMISFFTSIISIVGSVVILLYLDWQMTLVMLSAVPITFLVIRPMGRKMYLISKGLQDEMASFTALLTQVLQEIRLVKSFNAEARENKSGEAGIRQLFQFGLKEAKVQAVLAPLMTFLMMAILVVIIGFGGVRVATGALSVGELVAFILYLFQIIMPFGQLAQFFTSIQKAMGATERLTGILEHEEEDHTKQQTVDSTHLPICVEDLTFTYQTGDEVLHGVDITFLPGKVTAIVGPSGSGKTTLFSLLERFYLPNGGTIRLGDTPIDAFSLKSWREQLGYVSQESPLMAGTIRDNIAYGVERAVTEEELQQAAGMAYADSFIQELPQGYDTEVGERGIKLSGGQRQRIAIARALLRNPNILMLDEATSALDSTSEKVVQDALANLMHGRTTLVIAHRLSTVVDADQIVVLEKGRVTGVGTHEELLATHELYRELATQQFQLEEAQA; encoded by the coding sequence ATGAACGACGAGCAACAAGCACAACCCAAAGCGATACGAAAAGACCAGTGGCGCGCCTTCCTGCGCCTGATTACCAATACCAATCCGCCGAAGCTCCTGCTGGCAGCCATTCTGCTGCTGAGCCTGATCAACACCGGAGCGTCGCTGATCGTGCCGTGGTTCACGAAGAACCTCGTCGATGTCGTCAGCGTGTCGGCTTTGAACACGTCGGTGATCCTGCTCCTGATCTTCGCCTTCTTGCTGCAGGGCGTCTCGGCGGCGTTCTCCCATTATATGCTCTCCTATGTCGGGCAGACGGTGGTCGCCAACCTGCGGCGGCGGCTGTGGCAGAAGCTGCTGGCGCTGCCGATCCCCTATTTTGACAAGCACCGTTCCGGGGAGACGATCTCGCGGATGACCAGCGACACGGGGATCATCAAAGACATCATCGTCACGCACATGATCTCCTTTTTCACCAGCATCATCTCCATCGTCGGGTCGGTCGTCATCCTCCTGTACCTCGACTGGCAGATGACCCTCGTCATGCTGTCGGCCGTGCCGATCACCTTCCTCGTCATCCGGCCGATGGGGCGCAAGATGTACCTGATCTCCAAAGGCCTGCAGGACGAGATGGCCTCCTTCACCGCCCTGCTCACCCAAGTGCTGCAGGAGATCCGCCTCGTCAAATCGTTCAACGCCGAAGCCCGCGAAAACAAAAGCGGCGAAGCGGGCATCCGGCAGCTGTTCCAATTCGGCCTGAAAGAAGCGAAAGTCCAAGCGGTTCTCGCGCCGCTGATGACCTTCCTGATGATGGCGATCCTCGTCGTGATCATCGGCTTCGGCGGGGTGCGCGTGGCGACCGGGGCGCTGAGTGTGGGCGAGCTGGTGGCGTTTATCCTCTACCTGTTCCAGATCATCATGCCGTTCGGGCAGCTGGCTCAGTTTTTCACCTCGATCCAAAAAGCGATGGGGGCGACGGAGCGTTTGACCGGCATTCTCGAGCATGAAGAAGAAGACCACACCAAGCAGCAAACGGTGGACAGCACCCACCTGCCGATCTGCGTGGAGGACTTGACCTTCACCTATCAAACTGGCGACGAAGTGTTGCACGGGGTGGACATTACGTTCCTGCCCGGCAAGGTGACGGCGATCGTAGGTCCCAGCGGTTCCGGGAAGACGACCCTGTTTTCGCTCTTGGAGCGCTTCTACCTTCCGAACGGCGGGACGATCCGGCTGGGGGACACGCCGATCGACGCGTTCAGCCTGAAGTCATGGCGCGAACAGCTCGGCTATGTCTCGCAGGAGAGCCCGCTGATGGCGGGGACGATCCGCGACAACATCGCCTACGGGGTGGAACGCGCGGTGACGGAGGAAGAGCTGCAGCAGGCGGCTGGCATGGCCTATGCGGACAGTTTCATCCAAGAGCTGCCCCAAGGCTACGACACCGAAGTCGGCGAGCGCGGCATCAAGCTCTCCGGCGGTCAGCGCCAGCGGATCGCCATCGCCCGCGCGCTGCTGCGCAACCCCAACATCCTGATGCTCGACGAAGCGACTTCCGCCCTCGACTCCACTTCGGAAAAAGTCGTCCAGGACGCGCTGGCCAACCTGATGCACGGTCGCACCACCCTCGTCATCGCCCACCGCCTCTCCACCGTCGTCGACGCCGACCAGATCGTCGTGCTCGAAAAAGGCCGCGTGACAGGCGTCGGCACGCACGAAGAGCTGCTGGCGACACACGAGCTGTATCGGGAACTGGCCACGCAGCAGTTCCAGCTGGAAGAAGCGCAAGCATAG
- a CDS encoding AAA family ATPase: MIKTFSVKNFRNVMIDEIPLAKINLIVGPNNSGKSNLLKAMGFASELLLAEKSKDESAFYQVMGDHGWDEMLRRGVHERDRSIDLTWEIANEGYKMLYKISFHVSGADHIPVGCYILEETASMYDDDTFAYLVENGILSSSAKYQNKKNGKGAGGDFAAHDRDSIFQQEHDLLKQEKFRVELYPLYQEVSGSLKDYFFVQKGYSCASFSHQRVTEPIGITLHQNHLEEDASNLVNVLGYLDDKYNFLDDYTERLQELIPNLKRLKLIHITESKRQLQLVIDSKTYKLSEMSRGTIQAMILTLLLWTPERMSILSLDEPEVNLHPAWLKLIAEWTTRSTSAQQYFISTHSPDFLDRFTELYRQGEVALLVCNLDGEQTVTRIMPDKLDSFFEEGWELGDLYRVGEPQLGGWPW; the protein is encoded by the coding sequence ATGATTAAAACTTTTTCTGTGAAAAATTTCCGGAATGTGATGATCGATGAGATTCCGCTGGCGAAAATCAACCTGATCGTCGGGCCGAATAACTCGGGGAAGAGCAATCTTTTGAAGGCGATGGGGTTTGCTTCTGAACTGTTGCTGGCAGAGAAGTCGAAGGATGAGAGTGCTTTTTATCAGGTGATGGGGGATCATGGATGGGATGAAATGTTACGAAGAGGGGTGCATGAGCGTGATCGGTCAATCGATTTAACTTGGGAGATTGCGAATGAAGGCTATAAGATGCTTTATAAAATCTCGTTTCATGTCAGCGGTGCAGATCATATTCCCGTTGGGTGTTACATTCTCGAGGAAACTGCTTCTATGTATGACGATGATACATTCGCTTACTTAGTAGAGAACGGCATCTTGTCAAGCAGTGCAAAGTACCAGAACAAGAAAAATGGCAAGGGAGCAGGCGGAGACTTTGCTGCTCATGATCGTGACTCCATTTTTCAACAAGAACATGATTTGTTGAAGCAGGAGAAATTCAGGGTGGAACTATACCCTTTATACCAAGAGGTGTCTGGTAGTCTTAAAGACTATTTTTTCGTTCAAAAGGGGTACTCCTGCGCTAGTTTTAGTCATCAGCGTGTCACAGAACCAATTGGCATCACGCTCCACCAAAACCACCTCGAGGAAGACGCTTCAAACCTCGTCAATGTACTCGGCTACCTCGACGACAAATACAACTTCCTCGACGACTACACCGAGCGTTTGCAGGAACTCATTCCGAATCTCAAACGCTTGAAACTGATCCACATCACCGAGAGCAAACGTCAGCTCCAACTCGTCATCGACAGCAAGACCTACAAACTCTCGGAGATGTCGCGAGGCACGATCCAAGCGATGATTCTGACCCTGCTCCTGTGGACGCCGGAGCGCATGAGCATCCTGTCGCTGGACGAGCCGGAAGTCAACCTGCACCCCGCCTGGCTGAAGCTGATCGCCGAGTGGACAACGCGCTCCACCTCAGCGCAGCAATACTTCATCTCCACGCACTCGCCCGATTTCTTAGACCGCTTCACCGAGCTCTATCGCCAAGGGGAAGTCGCGCTGCTCGTCTGCAACCTCGACGGGGAGCAGACGGTCACCCGCATCATGCCGGACAAGCTCGACAGCTTCTTCGAAGAAGGCTGGGAACTGGGCGACCTCTACCGCGTGGGCGAACCGCAGTTAGGCGGGTGGCCGTGGTGA
- the rpiB gene encoding ribose 5-phosphate isomerase B, producing the protein MKVAIAADHGGFTLKESVKKKLESMGLSYHDFGTYSEASVDYPDYGIQVAEAVARGEYDRGILICGTGLGMSIVANKVPGIRCALLHDTFSAKATREHNDTNVMAMGARVIGPGLADDIVELWLCTEFSGGRHAARVGKIGDIEKRYGREEGVTGC; encoded by the coding sequence ATGAAAGTGGCAATCGCAGCCGACCATGGCGGTTTCACGCTGAAGGAGTCGGTCAAGAAGAAGCTGGAGAGCATGGGGCTGTCTTACCATGATTTTGGTACATACTCGGAAGCGTCGGTCGATTATCCGGACTACGGCATTCAGGTCGCCGAAGCGGTGGCGCGGGGGGAATATGACCGCGGCATCCTGATCTGCGGCACCGGGCTTGGCATGTCGATCGTCGCCAACAAGGTGCCGGGCATTCGCTGCGCCTTGCTGCACGACACGTTTTCGGCAAAAGCAACCCGGGAGCACAACGACACCAACGTGATGGCGATGGGCGCGCGCGTGATCGGCCCGGGCCTCGCGGATGACATCGTGGAGCTGTGGCTCTGCACCGAGTTCAGCGGCGGACGCCATGCCGCCCGCGTCGGCAAGATCGGCGACATCGAAAAGCGCTACGGGCGCGAAGAAGGTGTCACCGGATGCTGA
- a CDS encoding TIGR01440 family protein, translated as MLTPELAAVKAQTLQAIGDLQAQAQLTGEHILVIGASSSEVVGKRIGSGGSLNAAAMIVEAVLEARATYGFHVAFQCCEHLNRALVVERDTLRQFGLEEVVVVPVPTAGGAVASTAYRKLNRPAMVERIQAHAGLDIGDTLIGMHLRPVAVPVRGTLREIGEAHVTMARTRPKLIGGARAVYFFDQES; from the coding sequence ATGCTGACCCCGGAGCTGGCGGCCGTCAAAGCGCAGACGCTGCAAGCGATCGGCGACCTGCAAGCCCAGGCGCAGCTGACCGGGGAGCACATCCTCGTCATCGGCGCTTCGTCGAGCGAAGTGGTCGGGAAGAGGATCGGCTCGGGCGGCTCGCTTAACGCCGCCGCAATGATCGTGGAAGCGGTGCTGGAAGCCCGGGCAACATACGGCTTCCACGTCGCGTTTCAATGCTGTGAGCATCTCAACCGAGCTTTGGTCGTCGAACGCGACACGCTCCGGCAATTCGGCCTCGAAGAAGTGGTCGTCGTGCCGGTGCCGACGGCGGGCGGCGCCGTCGCTTCGACCGCCTACCGCAAGCTGAACCGCCCGGCGATGGTCGAACGCATCCAAGCCCACGCCGGCCTCGACATCGGCGATACGCTGATCGGCATGCACCTGCGTCCCGTCGCCGTGCCGGTGCGCGGCACGCTGCGCGAGATCGGGGAAGCGCACGTGACGATGGCGCGCACGCGCCCGAAGTTGATCGGCGGCGCGCGGGCGGTGTATTTTTTTGATCAGGAATCTTAA
- the glyA gene encoding serine hydroxymethyltransferase: MSYLRMADREVAEALELELGRQRSKIELIASENFVSRAVMETMGTVLTNKYAEGYPGKRYYGGCEHVDIVENLARDRAKELFGAEHANVQPHSGAQANTAVYFAFLKPGDTVLGMNLSHGGHLTHGSPVNISGQYYNFVPYGVDEDTSMINYDNVRALAQEHKPKMIVAGASAYPRSIDFKKLREIADEVGAYLMVDMAHIAGLVATGHHPSPVPYADFVTSTTHKTLRGPRGGLILCKEEYAKAVDKAIFPGIQGGPLMHVIASKAVAFGEALRPEFKGYIQQVVDNAQALASALTENGLNIVSGGTDNHLLLIDVRNLGLTGKEAEHLLDEIGITTNKNTIPFDPASPFVTSGVRIGTPAVTSRGFGQAEMVEIAEIIALTLKHKDEQPKINEALRRVKALCDKFPMYEGLTYL, translated from the coding sequence ATGAGTTATTTGAGAATGGCAGATCGTGAAGTAGCAGAAGCACTGGAACTGGAACTGGGTCGTCAGCGCAGCAAGATCGAGCTGATCGCGTCGGAGAACTTCGTGTCCCGCGCGGTGATGGAGACGATGGGCACGGTGCTCACGAACAAATACGCGGAAGGCTATCCGGGCAAGCGCTACTACGGCGGCTGCGAGCACGTCGACATCGTGGAGAACCTCGCCCGCGACCGCGCGAAGGAACTGTTTGGCGCAGAGCACGCCAACGTGCAGCCGCACTCCGGCGCACAGGCGAACACCGCTGTGTACTTCGCCTTCCTCAAACCGGGCGACACCGTGCTCGGCATGAACCTGTCGCACGGCGGTCACCTGACCCACGGCAGCCCGGTGAACATCTCCGGCCAATACTACAATTTTGTCCCGTACGGCGTTGACGAAGACACGTCGATGATCAACTATGACAACGTGCGTGCACTGGCGCAGGAGCACAAGCCGAAGATGATCGTCGCCGGCGCATCGGCTTACCCGCGCTCGATCGACTTCAAGAAGCTGCGCGAGATCGCAGACGAAGTCGGCGCGTACCTGATGGTCGACATGGCGCACATCGCAGGTCTGGTCGCGACCGGTCACCACCCGTCTCCGGTGCCGTACGCAGACTTCGTGACTTCGACCACGCACAAGACGCTGCGCGGTCCGCGCGGCGGCCTGATCCTCTGCAAGGAAGAGTATGCGAAAGCGGTCGACAAGGCGATCTTCCCGGGCATCCAAGGCGGCCCGCTGATGCACGTGATCGCATCGAAAGCGGTGGCGTTTGGCGAAGCGCTGCGCCCGGAGTTTAAAGGTTACATCCAGCAGGTGGTCGACAACGCGCAGGCGCTGGCATCCGCGCTGACCGAAAACGGCTTGAACATCGTTTCCGGCGGCACCGACAACCACCTGCTGCTGATCGACGTGCGCAACCTCGGCTTGACCGGGAAAGAAGCGGAGCACCTGCTTGACGAGATCGGCATCACGACGAACAAGAACACGATTCCGTTCGACCCGGCGTCGCCGTTCGTCACGTCCGGCGTGCGCATCGGCACCCCGGCGGTCACCTCCCGCGGCTTCGGCCAGGCGGAGATGGTCGAGATCGCGGAGATCATCGCGCTGACCCTGAAGCACAAGGACGAGCAGCCGAAGATCAACGAAGCGCTGCGCCGCGTGAAGGCGCTGTGCGACAAGTTCCCGATGTACGAAGGCCTGACGTATCTCTAA
- the upp gene encoding uracil phosphoribosyltransferase gives MSKVYVFDHPLIQHKLTYIRDKNTGTKQFRELVEEVAMLMAYEATRDLPLKETTIDTPVSPAKTKILAGKKLGVVPILRAGLGMVDGILNLIPSAKVGHIGLYRDPETLQPVEYYCKLPSDVAERDLIAVDPMLATGGSAAAAITFMKQRGAKNIKLMCLIASPEGIEVVQREHPDVDIYVAAVDDCLNDHGYITPGLGDAGDRLYGTK, from the coding sequence ATGAGCAAAGTCTACGTTTTTGATCACCCGTTGATCCAACATAAATTGACCTACATACGCGACAAAAACACCGGCACGAAGCAGTTCCGCGAGCTGGTGGAGGAAGTGGCTATGCTGATGGCCTATGAAGCGACCCGCGATCTGCCTCTGAAGGAGACGACGATCGACACGCCGGTCTCGCCGGCGAAGACGAAGATCCTGGCTGGCAAAAAACTCGGCGTGGTGCCGATTTTGCGGGCGGGCCTGGGCATGGTGGACGGGATCTTGAACCTGATTCCGAGCGCCAAGGTCGGACATATCGGCCTGTACCGCGACCCTGAGACCTTGCAGCCGGTGGAGTATTACTGCAAGCTGCCGTCCGACGTGGCGGAGCGCGACTTGATCGCCGTCGACCCGATGCTGGCGACGGGCGGTTCGGCAGCGGCTGCGATCACGTTTATGAAGCAGCGCGGCGCGAAGAACATCAAGCTGATGTGCCTGATCGCCTCTCCGGAAGGCATCGAAGTGGTGCAGCGCGAACATCCGGACGTGGATATCTACGTGGCGGCCGTCGATGATTGCCTCAATGACCACGGCTACATCACGCCGGGCCTCGGCGATGCAGGCGACCGCCTGTATGGCACGAAGTAG
- the wecB gene encoding UDP-N-acetylglucosamine 2-epimerase (non-hydrolyzing), protein MEPIRVLTVFGTRPEAVKMAPLVKALERAGEQIHSRVCVTAQHRQMLDQVLELFEVTPDYDLDIMEPRQTLTGVTIKALAGLQDVIQKEQPHIVLVHGDTTTTFVGALAAFYQQVAVGHVEAGLRTFDKYSPFPEEMNRQLTGVMADLHFAPTEQSKGNLLAENKPEAAIYVTGNTAIDAMATTVRETYAHPILDGLQPGQRLVFMTAHRRENLGEKMENIFRAVRRLVDEHEDLVVVYPVHLNPAVQEPARAILGGHERIHLSDPMDVFDTHNFMSRAYLILTDSGGIQEEAPSLGVPVLVLRDTTERPEGIKAGTLKLAGTDEAVIYEMAKELLTNPEAHRAMSIAANPYGDGKASERIVQAILYHFGKGEKPEEFLV, encoded by the coding sequence ATGGAACCCATTCGCGTACTGACGGTGTTTGGTACTCGTCCTGAAGCGGTCAAGATGGCTCCGCTGGTAAAAGCTTTGGAGCGTGCGGGCGAGCAGATTCACTCGCGCGTCTGTGTGACGGCGCAGCACCGGCAAATGCTCGATCAGGTGCTGGAGCTGTTTGAAGTGACGCCCGATTATGACCTCGACATCATGGAGCCGCGCCAGACGCTGACCGGCGTGACGATCAAAGCGCTGGCCGGGCTGCAGGATGTGATTCAGAAGGAGCAGCCGCACATCGTGCTGGTGCACGGCGACACGACGACGACGTTTGTGGGGGCGCTGGCTGCGTTTTATCAGCAGGTGGCGGTCGGCCACGTGGAGGCCGGACTGCGGACGTTCGACAAGTATTCGCCGTTCCCGGAGGAGATGAACCGTCAGTTGACCGGGGTGATGGCCGATCTGCATTTTGCGCCGACAGAGCAGTCGAAAGGCAATCTGCTGGCGGAAAACAAGCCGGAAGCAGCGATCTATGTGACCGGCAACACGGCGATCGACGCGATGGCGACCACAGTACGCGAGACATATGCGCATCCGATTCTGGACGGGCTGCAGCCGGGTCAGCGTTTGGTGTTTATGACGGCGCATCGTCGGGAGAACTTGGGCGAAAAGATGGAGAACATCTTCCGGGCGGTGCGCCGTTTGGTGGACGAGCATGAGGATCTGGTGGTCGTCTATCCGGTGCACTTGAATCCGGCGGTGCAGGAGCCGGCAAGGGCGATTCTGGGCGGACATGAGCGGATTCATCTGAGCGACCCGATGGATGTGTTCGATACGCATAACTTTATGTCGCGGGCCTACCTGATTTTGACCGACTCGGGCGGGATTCAGGAGGAAGCGCCGTCGCTGGGCGTGCCGGTGCTGGTGCTGCGCGATACGACCGAGCGTCCGGAAGGCATCAAGGCGGGAACGCTGAAGCTGGCCGGGACGGATGAAGCGGTGATCTATGAGATGGCGAAGGAGCTGCTGACCAATCCGGAGGCGCATCGCGCGATGTCGATCGCGGCGAACCCGTATGGCGATGGGAAGGCTTCGGAGCGGATCGTGCAAGCGATCCTTTATCATTTTGGTAAGGGTGAGAAGCCGGAAGAGTTTTTGGTGTAA